The proteins below come from a single Drosophila busckii strain San Diego stock center, stock number 13000-0081.31 chromosome X, ASM1175060v1, whole genome shotgun sequence genomic window:
- the LOC108606833 gene encoding tyrosine-protein phosphatase 10D encodes MRNRQQQRQQQMPLKQLTQFVFNILTILWWPQFAAGADLVINVPNVSSNDNAFYRIDYSPPYGYPEPNTTIPASELGQDIQLSRVLPGSEYNFWLYYTNSTHRELLTWTVNITTAPDPPDNLNVQLRSSKSANITWRPPGQGNYSGFKIRILGLTEPPHSEFNRSYTLMGNDTLQLSAKELTPGGTYQVQAYTIYQNKESLAYTSRNFTTKPNTPGKFIVWFRNETTLLVLWQPPYPAGIYTHYKVSITPDDAIDSVLYVEREGEPPGPAQAAFKGLVPGRAYNISVQTVSEDETSIPTTARYLTVPERPLNVSFDAKFTTTSSFRVRWEPPRTYSEYDSFQVSLLSTRRVFTVPRTETETNSVYFDYPEVLEAGKTYEVVVKTISDNVNSWPTNGKITLRPREVRSLRGYLDDRNNVVHLSWDPAENSKQDGYRISYYEEHAAEEEAAEAEASNSRPVQTVKTDKTEFKLEALLPGRRYRIDVQALSNGSSSDPSSLLRDTRPAAPIIQQLHSIQQGLNISWRSDVNSKQQRYEVHYQRNGTHEERTISTNQTSITIKYLHPGAGYEIKVYAISHDIRSEPHAYFQAVFPKPPLNLTLRTINTNLVLLQWQPPVDSDYSEYAVRYRTALSPWQRLPNVHEPSAHIKDMHYGERYLVQVNTVSFGVESPAPLELNVTMPPQPVSNVVPLVDSRNLTLEWPKPVGHVDYYTIKWWPTDASQQVEYKNVSLKEEKPSSAALSVRVPIEKLSPGRQYKFEVQASSNGIRSGITHLSTRTMPLIQSDVFIANANEEQQQAEQEPNNSITLSYTPTPSSSTRFDIYRFSLGDALIKDKEKLANDTERKLSFTGLTPGRLYNITVWTVSGGVASLPIQRLYRLHPLAIKELQATELSAREITLHWTAPAGEYTDFELQYLQGEELLQQATSETSIKLAQLQPYTNYTFTVSTRAGGNTLMRSSAPISISYQTLPAAPGRVEEFQPSDVQPAEISFKWQLAAAEQHGPIEHMRIECHNVADAADSSSYELPANASDARIVNLVPGNTYIFRLQAKSAAGLGYGAEREYRQTMPILAPPTPPSNVMPIIVARSSFTIHIRYKQNYFSNAHGLVRYYAIIVAENVGKNASGLEMPSWRDVQSYTVWLPYQASEPYNPFVNSTRNGVEDYIIGSANCELPRSGYCNGPLKSATTYRVKVRAFTDEDKFTDTVYSEPITTDRNDGFWLALSLFSCILLFAIGLLVYLYRQRCQRLRRASNKLACMQDELTTLPDGFIAPNRPIHVKDFSEHFRLMSADSDFRFSEEFEQLKHVGRDQACSFADLPCNRPKNRFTNILPYDHSRFKLQPVDDDDGSDYINANYMPGHNSPREFIVTQGPLHSTREEFWRMCWESNSRAIVMLTRCIEKGREKCDQYWPIDRVPIFYGDIKVQLITDTHFHDWSISEFMVSRNCESRIMRHFHFTTWPDFGVPDPPQSLVRFVRAFRDVIGTDMRPIIVHCSAGVGRSGTFIALDRLLQHIKKSDYVDVFGIVFAMRKERVFMVQTEQQYVCIHQCLQAVLEGKEHLLADSRELHQNDGYEDDEGIAETGI; translated from the exons ATGAGgaacagacaacagcaacgacaacaacaaatgccgcTAAAGCAACTAACGCAGTTTGTTTTCAACATTTTGACAATTTTGTGGTGGCCACAG TTCGCTGCTGGCGCCGATTTGGTCATCAATGTGCCGAATGTGAGCAGCAACGATAATGCGTTTTACCGCATCGACTACAGTCCGCCCTATGGCTATCCGGAGCCCAATACGACAATTCCGGCCAGCGAATTGGGTCAGGATATACAATTGTCCCGAGTCCTGCCTGGCAGCGAATATAACTTTTGGTTATACTATACGAATTCTACGCATCGGGAGCTGCTCACGTGGACGGTGAATATAACAACGG CTCCTGATCCGCCGGATAATCTGAATGTACAGCTGCGTTCGAGCAAGAGCGCCAACATCACATGGCGTCCACCCGGGCAGGGTAATTACTCGGGCTTCAAGATACGCATCTTGGGACTGACAGAGCCGCCGCACAGTGAATTCAATCGCAGCTATACGCTGATGGGCAACGATACGCTGCAGTTGTCGGCCAAGGAGCTGACGCCGGGGGGCACGTATCAGGTGCAGGCCTATACTATATATCAGAATAAAGAATCTCTGGCGTATACGAGTCGCAATTTTACCACAA AGCCGAATACGCCGGGCAAGTTCATCGTTTGGTTTCGCAACGAGACGACGCTGCTGGTGCTGTGGCAGCCACCGTATCCGGCGGGCATCTATACGCACTACAAGGTGTCCATAACTCCCGACGATGCCATCGATAGTGTGCTCTATGTGGAGCGCGAGGGCGAACCGCCGGGACCGGCGCAGGCGGCCTTCAAGGGTCTGGTGCCCGGACGTGCCTACAACATATCCGTGCAGACAGTGTCCGAGGATGAGACGTCGATTCCGACTACAGCGCGCTATCTGACGGTGCCGGAGCGACCGCTCAATGTGAGCTTCGATGCCAAGTTTACGACGACGAGTTCGTTTCGCGTGCGCTGGGAACCGCCGCGCACGTACAGTGAGTACGACAGTTTTCAGGTCTCGCTGCTGTCCACGCGTCGCGTGTTTACTGTGCCGCGCACCGAAACGGAAACGAACAGCGTCTACTTCGACTATCCCGAAGTGCTGGAGGCGGGCAAAACCTACGAAGTGGTGGTCAAAACTATTTCCGATAATGTCAACAGCTGGCCAACGAATGGAAAGATTACGCTGCGTCCCAGAGAGGTGCGCAGTCTGCGTGGCTATCTCGACGATCGCAACAATGTGGTGCACCTGAGCTGGGATCCAGCGGAGAACAGCAAGCAGGATGGCTATAGAATAAG TTACTATGAGGAGCACGCAGCAGAGGAGGAGGCGGCGGAGGCGGAGGCAAGCAACTCGCGTCCAGTGCAAACTGTAAAGACAGACAAAACAGAGTTTAAGCTGGAGGCATTGCTGCCAGGACGTCGTTATCGCATCGATGTGCAAGCGCTGTccaatggcagcagctccGATCCGAGCAGCCTGCTACGGGATACGCGACCCGCCGCGCCCATCATACAACAGCTGCATAGCATACAGCAAGGATTGAACATCAGCTGGCGCAGCGATGTCAACtccaagcagcagcgataCGAGGTGCACTACCAGCGCAACGGAACGCACGAGGAGCGCACCATAAGCACCAATCAGACAAGCATCACCATTAAGTATTTGCATCCGGGTGCGGGCTACGAGATCAAGGTCTATGCCATCAGCCACGACATACGCAGCGAGCCGCATGCTTATTTCCAAGCTGTCT TTCCCAAGCCACCGCTGAATCTTACGCTGCGCACCATCAACACAAATCTCGTGCTGCTGCAATGGCAGCCACCTGTGGATAGCGACTACAGTGAATACGCCGTGCGTTATCGCACTGCCCTCTCGCCCTGGCAGCGTCTGCCCAACGTGCATGAGCCCAGCGCACACATCAAGGACATGCACTATGGCGAGCGTTATCTGGTGCAGGTCAACACTGTGAGCTTTGGTGTGGAGAGTCCAGCGCCGCTGGAACTGAATGTTACGATGCCGCCACAGCCCGTGTCCAATGTGGTGCCGCTGGTGGATTCGCGTAATTTGACACTCGAGTGGCCCAAGCCAGTGGGACATGTGGATTACTATACGATCAAGTGGTGGCCCACTGACGCCAGTCAGCAAGTCGAATATAAAAATGTGTCCCTTAAAGAGGAGAAGC CCTCCTCCGCCGCCTTGAGCGTGCGCGTGCCCATTGAGAAGCTGTCGCCAGGACGTCAGTACAAGTTCGAGGTGCAGGCGAGCTCCAATGGCATACGCTCGGGCATTACGCATCTGTCGACACGCACCATGCCGCTAATACAGTCGGATGTGTTCATAGCCAATGCCAATgaggagcaacagcaggcggAGCAGGAGCCAAACAACAGCATCACGCTGAGCTATACGCCCACGCCCAGTTCGAGCACGCGCTTTGATATTTATCGCTTCTCGCTGGGCGATGCGCTCATCAAGGACAAGGAGAAGCTGGCGAATGATACGGAGCGCAAGTTGAGCTTTACAGGATTGACACCTGGACGGCTGTACAATATAACAGTGTGGACTGTAAGCGGCGGCGTTGCCAGTTTGCCCATACAGCGTTTGTATAGGCTGCATCCGCTGGCCATCAAAGAGCTGCAGGCGACAGAGCTGAGCGCGCGCGAAATTACATTGCATTGGACTGCGCCCGCTGGCGAGTATACGGACTTTGAGCTGCAGTATTTGCAGGgcgaggagctgctgcagcaggcgACAAGCGAGACGAGCATTAAGCTGGCGCAACTGCAGCCATATACGAACTACACGTTTACTGTATCCACGCGCGCTGGCGGCAACACGCTGATGCGCAGCAGTGCGCCCATATCGATAAGCTACCAaacgctgccagcagcgcctGGACGCGTGGAGGAGTTTCAGCCCAGCGATGTGCAGCCGGCGGAAATAAGCTTCAAGTggcagctggcggcggcggagcAGCATGGACCCATTGAGCACATGCGCATTGAATGCCACAATGTTGCCGATGCTgcggacagcagcagctacgagCTGCCCGCAAATGCCAGCGATGCGCGCATCGTTAATCTGGTGCCGGGCAACACTTACATCTTTCGGCTGCAGGCCAAGTCGGCAGCTGGACTGGGCTATGGCGCTGAGCGCGAGTACAGGCAAACAATGCCCATACTGGCGCCGCCAACGCCGCCCTCAAACGTTATGCCCATCATTGTGGCCAGGAGCAGCTTCACCATACACATACGCTACAAGCAGAACTACTTCAGCAATGCGCATGGACTGGTGCGCTACTATGCCATCATTGTGGCCGAAAATGTGGGCAAGAACGCCAGCGGACTGGAGATGCCCAGCTGGCGAGATGTGCAGTCGTACACCGTGTGGTTGCCCTACCAGGCCAGCGAGCCGTACAATCCTTTTGTGAATAGCACGCGCAATGGCGTTGAGGATTACATTATAGGCAGCGCCAACTGTGAGCTGCCACGCAGCGGCTACTGCAATGGTCCACTTAAGTCCGCCACCACTTATCGCGTCAAGGTGCGCGCCTTTACCGATGAGGACAAATTTACGGACACCGTCTACAGCGAGCCCATTACCACCGATCGCAACGATGGCTTCTGGCTAGCGCTCAGTCTGTTCAGCTgcattttgctgtttgccattgGATTGCTTGTCTACTTGTATCGCCAGCGCTGTCAGCGCCTGCGCCGCGCCAGCAATAAACTTGCCTGCATGCAGGATGAGCTCACCACGCTGCCCGATGGCTTCATTGCGCCCAATCGTCCCATACATGTGAAGGACTTTTCGGAGCACTTTCGCCTCATGTCCGCCGACTCGGACTTTCGCTTTAGCGAGGAGTTCGAGCAGCTCAAGCATGTGGGCCGCGATCAGGCCTGCAGCTTTGCCGATCTGCCCTGCAATCGTCCCAAGAATCGCTTCACCAACATTCTGCCCTACGATCATTCGCGCTTCAAGCTGCAGCCTGTGGACGATGACGATGGCAGCGACTACATCAATGCCAACTACATGCCTGGCCACAATTCGCCGCGTGAGTTCATCGTCACGCAGGGACCGCTGCACTCCACGCGCGAGGAGTTCTGGCGCATGTGCTGGGAGAGCAATTCCCGTGCCATTGTCATGCTGACGCGCTGCATCGAGAAGGGGCGCGAAAAGTGCGATCAGTACTGGCCCATTGATCGCGTGCCCATTTTCTATGGCGACATCAAGGTGCAGCTCATTACGGATACGCATTTCCACGACTGGTCCATTTCCGAGTTTATGGTCTCGCGC AACTGCGAATCGCGCATTATGCGTCACTTTCATTTCACCACTTGGCCGGACTTTGGTGTGCCAGATCCGCCACAGTCTCTGGTGCGCTTTGTGCGCGCCTTTCGTGACGTCATCGGCACCGATATGCGTCCCATCATTGTTCACTGCAGCGCCGGCGTTGGACGCTCCGGCACTTTCATTGCTCTGGATCGTCTGCTGCAGCACATCAAAAAGTCTGACTACGTCGATGTCTTTGGCATTGTCTTTGCCATGCGCAAGG AGCGCGTCTTCATGGTGCAAACGGAGCAGCAATATGTGTGCATCCATCAATGTTTGCAGGCGGTGCTGGAGGGTAAGGAGCATCTGCTGGCTGATTCACGTGAGCTGCATCAGAACGATGGCTACGAAG